A region of the Vibrio sp. YMD68 genome:
TATTTGTTAGTTATGGCAGCAAAAATAGAAATGACGAGCGACGACTTCAAGAAATCGACAGCCAACCTTAAAAAAGCCGTACCATTGATGATGAAAAATCATGTTGCTGCAACGCCTGCGAACTACGCAGTCTGGTATACGTATGTCGACGAGAGCAACCCGGAACTGAATCAAGAACTCGACATGGTGGTGGAGAATTTTGGCGTGTGCCCACCAGCTGTAGGGAAAGAACTGTACAATAATCACCTAGCAGACCAAGCTGAAACTGATTTGACCTGCCTCAGAGAGAATATTGAGGTGTTAGTCAACGAGGTTTCAAGCTCAATGACGGATACCCTTTCAGATACGTCTTCTTTCTCAGAGTTCATTGATAAAAGCTTCACCGATCTAAGCCGAGTAGAAAAAGAGGGATTATCGATAGATGAAGTGATGGGGGTTATCCGCCAACTCATTTCAGAGTCTCGCCAAATTCAAACCTCTACTGATTTTCTTAACGGGCAACTGACCAACGCAACCAAAGAAATATCCAGGCTAAAAACGCAACTTGCTGATGTTCAAAAAGACGCTTTATTCGACGGTTTGTCAGGCCTTTATAACCGAAGAGCATTAGATGCCGATTTGTTTGCTTTGTGCCGCGCTGAACAACCGATGTCTCTCATATTGTTAGATATCGATCACTTCAAAAGTTTTAACGATAACTACGGACATCTGTTCGGAGATACCGTCATTAAAGCACTGGCTAAACGTTTACAATCGAGTTGCCGGGAAGGGATTACCGCTTATCGCTTTGGTGGAGAAGAATTTGCACTCATTGTGCCAAATAAATCCATTAGAATTGCAAGGCAATTTGCAGAGACACTTCGACGTGCCATAGAAAAGCTGTCTATT
Encoded here:
- a CDS encoding GGDEF domain-containing protein, whose product is MTSDDFKKSTANLKKAVPLMMKNHVAATPANYAVWYTYVDESNPELNQELDMVVENFGVCPPAVGKELYNNHLADQAETDLTCLRENIEVLVNEVSSSMTDTLSDTSSFSEFIDKSFTDLSRVEKEGLSIDEVMGVIRQLISESRQIQTSTDFLNGQLTNATKEISRLKTQLADVQKDALFDGLSGLYNRRALDADLFALCRAEQPMSLILLDIDHFKSFNDNYGHLFGDTVIKALAKRLQSSCREGITAYRFGGEEFALIVPNKSIRIARQFAETLRRAIEKLSIKDRRSGKQIANITASFGVTEFEKGDTIDKVIDRADALLYEAKQLGRNRVMPL